Proteins co-encoded in one Desulfitobacterium hafniense DCB-2 genomic window:
- a CDS encoding methyl-accepting chemotaxis protein, producing the protein MNFFKKAPCEEALCVIKSVEDRLNGLEVELPDVQYPIHQNLVKIFEKLLASEEHMSKSSKKMIGLTSALSNFDVEMTHSSHKLIEFAREMSTISESNLAIVEEISASMSEVNDTIGNTSEVMNSLQESSRALVLKNDESIARIEEIDVLKNDVSKDAALMSEQIKVLVEMAVKVNEIVDGVENIANQTNLLALNAAIEAARAGEAGKGFAVVADEVRKLADSTKTSLGNMRSFVNNIQQAAVSGQSSMENTMNSTAKMHTKLDMISQTIIENVSMLKNTISDVDLITESLGHIKESASQINQAMEASTQDAEKLNLMTQRIQDDATQSADNAKEIARIDDELSGLVREMITALNGGKNAVSNQELLENISKAKAAHANWIKNLSRIVEEMTTYPLQTNSKKCAFGHFYHSMDVSGTVLEDAWRAIDQVHDEFHTSGSKVIEAVKENKPELARNLFLHTKELSQNIFAKLDEVTHIIEGSAAQGVEILRTSKAS; encoded by the coding sequence GTGAATTTTTTTAAGAAAGCACCTTGTGAAGAAGCATTGTGTGTTATTAAGAGTGTAGAAGACCGCTTAAATGGGCTGGAAGTTGAGCTTCCGGATGTGCAGTATCCCATTCACCAAAATCTTGTGAAAATTTTCGAGAAACTTTTGGCCAGTGAAGAGCATATGTCCAAAAGCTCCAAAAAAATGATTGGCCTTACCTCGGCCTTAAGCAATTTTGACGTGGAGATGACCCATTCTTCCCATAAATTGATTGAATTCGCCAGAGAGATGTCAACCATCAGCGAATCCAATCTGGCGATTGTGGAAGAGATCAGTGCCAGTATGAGTGAAGTGAATGATACTATCGGCAATACTTCCGAAGTGATGAACAGCCTTCAGGAATCCTCCCGGGCACTTGTCCTCAAAAACGACGAGAGCATCGCCCGGATTGAGGAAATCGATGTGCTGAAGAATGATGTTTCCAAAGATGCGGCCTTGATGAGCGAACAGATCAAGGTGCTGGTGGAGATGGCGGTCAAGGTAAATGAGATTGTGGACGGTGTGGAGAATATCGCCAATCAGACCAATCTGCTGGCCTTGAATGCGGCCATCGAGGCAGCCCGGGCCGGAGAAGCGGGAAAAGGCTTTGCTGTGGTTGCGGATGAAGTGAGAAAGCTGGCGGACAGCACCAAAACCAGTTTGGGAAACATGCGCTCCTTTGTCAATAACATCCAACAGGCAGCGGTAAGCGGGCAGTCCAGCATGGAAAACACCATGAACTCCACGGCTAAAATGCACACCAAATTGGATATGATATCTCAAACCATCATTGAAAATGTATCTATGTTAAAGAACACGATCAGTGATGTTGATCTGATTACAGAGTCCTTGGGGCATATCAAGGAATCCGCCAGTCAGATCAATCAGGCCATGGAGGCCTCCACTCAGGATGCCGAAAAACTCAACCTGATGACCCAGAGGATTCAGGATGATGCGACCCAAAGCGCCGACAACGCCAAAGAGATAGCCAGGATCGATGACGAACTCAGCGGCCTGGTCAGAGAAATGATCACCGCCCTGAACGGCGGCAAAAATGCTGTATCCAATCAGGAACTCCTGGAGAATATCAGCAAGGCCAAGGCGGCTCATGCCAACTGGATTAAAAACCTGAGCAGAATCGTGGAGGAAATGACAACCTATCCTTTGCAAACCAACTCGAAGAAATGCGCCTTTGGTCATTTTTATCACTCCATGGATGTTTCCGGAACGGTTTTGGAAGACGCTTGGCGGGCCATCGATCAGGTCCATGACGAATTTCATACCAGCGGCAGTAAGGTCATCGAGGCTGTCAAAGAAAATAAACCGGAATTGGCCAGGAACCTGTTTTTACATACGAAGGAACTTTCTCAAAATATCTTTGCTAAATTGGATGAAGTCACCCATATCATAGAAGGCAGCGCCGCTCAAGGAGTGGAGATCCTGAGAACCAGTAAGGCGAGCTGA